In Fusarium falciforme chromosome 9, complete sequence, the following are encoded in one genomic region:
- a CDS encoding Lysophospholipase: MLVYGGSIVLASLLVWFPVTHAYLPFIEPRAVPDAPDGYAPSQVSCPSRRPVIRNATALSANETAWLQLRDNNTISALKDVLNRAEIGGIDIDSYINGLVDDGDVLPRIGIAISGGGYRAMMNGAGAIAAFDNRSTSSTDKGQLGGILQAATYLSGLSGGSWVVGSLFVQNFTTVESIIFAQSGFLDSLWQLDESIIEGPAGIPVTRYYRELYDDVKSKEDAGYNKTITDYWGRALSYQLVNATDGGPAYTFSSIANDTEFTEARAPMPLIVAVERTSGQLQIADNSTVVEFNPWEMGSYDPSLGAFAPLKYIGSDFENGTIRRNGDCVAGVDNAGFVMGTSSSLFNQAFLQIAKVENAPDFLIRALNNTLADVGEDNRDIASWPNPFYKYNPRNNSNADSTVLTLVDGGEDLQNIPLHPLLLSERQVDVIFAVDGSADTTTHWPNGTALVATYQRSSGGISTQNNEFPKVPDQNTFVNLGLNKRPTFFGCDTGTDSSPGPLIVYLPNAPYTYQSNFSTFDLEYSNKERNEIIRNGYNVATMGNSTVDSNWPACVGCAILARSLARTKTDLPSECVDCFSRYCWNGTTNSTRPSTYEPEQIVESGARRLEPYLVMMGTAALIMFMAF; the protein is encoded by the exons GGCCAACGAAACAGCATGGCTACAGCTCCGTGATAACAACACTATTTCGGCGCTGAAAGATGTCCTTAATCGAGCCGAAATCGGTGGCATCGACATTGACTCCTATATAAACGGCCTCGTGGATGATGGCGATGTCTTGCCGCGAAtcggcatcgccatctcCGGCGGCGGTTATCGGGCCATGATGAACGGGGCCGGTGCCATCGCCGCGTTCGACAACCGGTCCACAAGCTCCACGGACAAGGGACAGCTCGGTGGCATTCTCCAAGCTGCCACCTACCTTAGTGGACTATCCGGAGGTAGTTGGGTTGTTGGAAGTCTCTTTGTGCAGAACTTCACCACGGTCGAGTCCATCATCTTTGCACAGAGCGGTTTTCTTGACAGCCTTTGGCAGCTTGATGAGTCCATCATTGAAG GGCCAGCAGGCATACCCGTAACGCGGTACTATCGCGAGCTGTATGATGATGTAAAGAGCAAGGAGGATGCAGGGTACAACAAGACCATAACCGATTACTGGGGAAGGGCTTTGTCGTATCAACTTGTCAATGCCACTGATGGAGGGCCTG CATACACTTTCTCGTCGATTGCAAATGACACCGAATTTACCGAGGCGAGAGCGCCTATGCCTCTCATTGTTGCAGTGGAGCGGACGTCAGGCCAGCTTCAAATAGCTGACAACTCTACCGTCGTGGAGTTCAACCCATGGGAAATGGGGTCCTACGATCCATCACTTGGTGCTTTTGCCCCTCTCAAGTACATCGGATCTGACTTTGAGAACGGCACAATCAGACGTAATGGAGATTGTGTTGCTGGGGTGGATAACGCCGGGTTCGTCATGGGTACCTCCTCGTCACTGTTTAACCAGGCATTTCTGCAGAtcgccaaggtcgagaaTGCCCCAGACTTCTTGATCAGGGCTCTCAACAATACGTTGGCAGATGTTGGTGAAGACAACCGGGATATTGCCAGCTGGCCCAACCCGTTCTACAAGTACAATCCCAGAAACAACTCCAACGCCGATAGCACCGTCCTCACCCTCGTCGACGGTGGCGAGGACCTCCAAAACATTCCCTTGCATCCATTGCTCTTATCGGAGCGCCAAGTTGATGTCATATTCGCCGTCGATGGCTCAGCCGACACAACGACTCACTGGCCAAACGGCACGGCACTCGTGGCCACGTACCAGAGGTCATCAGGCGGCATTTCGACTCAGAATAACGAGTTCCCCAAAGTCCCAGATCAGAACACGTTTGTCAACCTCGGCTTGAACAAGCGCCCGACATTTTTCGGTTGCGATACAGGCACAGACTCATCGCCAGGGCCACTGATTGTCTATTTACCCAATGCGCCGTACACTTACCAGTCCAACTTCTCTACCTTCGATCTCGAATACAGTAACAAGGAGCGGAACGAGATTATACGGAACGGATATAACGTCGCGACCATGGGGAATAGTACAGTCGACTCGAACTGGCCCGCCTGCGTAGGCTGCGCGATATTGGCTCGTAGCCTGGCGCGCACCAAGACCGATCTGCCCTCTGAGTGCGTCGATTGCTTTTCGCGGTATTGTTGGAACGGCACGACAAATTCGACCAGGCCGAGCACGTACGAGCCGGAGCAAATTGTCGAAAGCGGAGCGCGCCGCCTGGAGCCGTACTTGGTCATGATGGGAACTGCGGCCTTGATAATGTTTATGGCGTTTTGA